The Aeoliella mucimassa genome includes the window TTCCAAACGCTTGAACCTCGTTGGATGATGGCCGCCGATACGGTCGGCGACGAGTCGTTAATAAACGACCTGGTCGTCCACGCCCAGTCGACAGCCGGCTCGCAAATGGCGGTCGGTATGAGCGACTCGAACAGCGTGGTCGTCTACAGCGGCGCCGGCGCGACTGACAACTCAGGCGTGTTTGCCAAAGTATACGACTCCGACGGCGATGTCTTGTTGGAGGACTTTCAGGTAAACAGCACCTTCGCCGGCACGCAGTCCGAAGCATCGGTCGAGGTGTTCGAAGATGGCTCGTTTGTGATCACCTGGAGCGGACGCGGTGAAGGAGATAGCCAAGGCATCTTCATGCGGATGTTCGACGCCGATGGAGCCGCCTTGGGCGACGAAGTACTGGTGAACACCACGGTCGGCGGTAAGCAGTTCGATCCGGCGATCGCAATGGCCTCCGACGGGTCGTTCGCTATTGGTTGGAGTGGTCAGAGTACCGACGACTCGACCGGCGTCTACCTGCAACGGTTCGACGCCGACGGCGAGATGGTCGGCGACGAAGTGCTGGTGAACACGACAACCGAGAAGAGCCAAACCGGAATCGCTTTGGTCTTCGACAGCGAAGACGTGCTGGTCGCCAGTTGGAGCAGCATGGGCCAGGATGGCAGCGACTGGGGAGTATATGGTCAACGGTACGACACCGATGGCGAGCTACTCGGCGAGGAGTTTGCCTGGAATACAACGACGGACGACGCACAACAGAATGTATCGCTCGCTGCTGGGCCCGATGGCGAAGTGGTCGCCATCTGGCAATCGCGCGAGCAGGATGGCGATGGCTGGGGCATTGTCGCCCGGGTGCTCGCTAGCGATGGCGAGACCTTCGGCGACGAAATCCTCGTAAACGACGAAACGGAAGGACAACAATACGACGCGAAGCTAGCGATCGCCGACGATGGCTCGTGGCTCGTCACCTGGACCACCGGAACCGACGACGGAGCCGGATGGGAGGTCGCCGCCCGGTCGTTCGACGAAGATGGCACCCCCGAAGACGATTCGTTTGCGGTGAACCAGGAAATGGCGGGAGCCAATTCCGGGCATCAGCACTACGCTTCGGTGGCTATCCAAGGCGACAAGGCGGTGATCGTGTGGTCGGGCCGTGGCACGACCGATCGCTATGGCGTTTATAAACAGGATTACGACTATGAACTAGAAGCCCAGGTCGCTCCGGATCTCGAAGAGATCGACGACGACAACGCGACGGTCGGCGTAGAATACTCGGTAACGGTCACAGCGTCCGACGAGAACTCGCGCGACACGCTGAGCTTCTATCTCGATACCGAGAACGTGCCAGAAGGAGCGACGATTGAACAAATCGATAACAACACGGCAGTGATTCGATGGACCGCCACCGAGGACCTGCTCGGCGAGACAGTCACGTTCCGCGTGCTCGTAGCCGATGATGGTGAGCCGGTGATGGTCGACTCCGAGGAATTCACGCTGACCGTCGTTGAACAAGAGGCTCCTGTCATCGATACGATCGACGACGGCGAAGCATCGGTCGACGAAGAGTACTCGATCACGATCACCGCCACCGATATCAACACGCAAGACACGCTGACGTTCTCGCTCGATGGCGACAACTCACCAGCCGATGCGACGATCGAACAAACCGACAACAATACTGCGATTATCCGTTGGACTCCGAGCAGTGATTTCGAAGGCACCTCGGTGAACTTCCGTGTGGTGGTGACCGATGACGGTGATCCCGTGATGGAAGCCTACCAGGACTTCACGGTGGAAGTATTGAATACTCCACTGACCGTGGATCTGAACGGTGAAGAGGTCGATGGAACCGATACCTCGACAACCTATGCGGTTTCGAGTGGAGCGGTGGCCATCGTCGAAGACGTGCTGGTCATCAATGGAGCCGAAGACGACACGGTGTCGGGCGCGACCGTGGTGCTCGACGATTCGGCCGACGGTACTGTCGAAACGCTGGCTGTCGATGTGCTCGATACCGCGATTACCGCGTCCTACGATACCGCGACCGGCACACTGACGCTCACCGGCAGTGATACTGCCGAAAACTATGCTCGCGTGTTGCGAACGCTGACCTACGAGAATAGTTCGGACTCGGCGACCGGATCACGCACTGTGTCAGTGAGTGCCACCGATAGCCTTGAAACGAGCGAGCTCGCAGAGATTACGATTTCGATCGGAGCGATGGACTTGGTAAGCCTCGCCCAGGCGATCACCGACTCGGGCGCCAAGTTCTACGGAGCTGCCTGGTGTGAGAACTGCACCGAACAGAAAGAACTGTTTGAAGACGGGGCACAACTGCTTCCCTTTGTTGAGTCATCCGACGAAAATCGCGAATTGAACGACGTGGGAGAAGAGAACGAGATCGAAGAGTTCCCCACCTGGGTGTTTGCCGATGGCACTCGCCTGGTTGGTGTGCAGTCGCTACAGACACTCGCGGCCGCAGCGGGCGTGACGATTCCGGTCTCGGATACTCCGTACCTGGCAGAGATTGCCGACGATACGTTGCTGGTTGGTTCGCCACTGTTGATTCCACTCGACGGCTATGATCCAGCCGGCGGGGCATTGACCTATACCATCACCACCGACAACGCCGACGTCACCGCCGAACTGCTAACCGGCAATCGTTCGATGGTGATCGATGTCGAAGGCTACGGTGACTTGGTCTTCCAGTTGTTCGAGAACTACACGCCGACCGCTACGCAGCGGATCATCGATCTGGCGATGGCCGATTTCTACGATGGTGTGTCGTTCCATCGCGTACTGAACAACTTTGTGATTCAAGGTGGCGATCCCGATGGCGATGGCACCGGCGGATCGGACCTCGGCGACTTCGACGACGAGTTCAATCTTGATCTGCAGCACAATCGCACTGGTTTGCTGTCGTTTGCGAAGAGTGCCGACGACACCAACGATTCGCAATTTTTCATCACCGAAGGGGACAGCGACAGCCGGCCTTGTTGAACAATTAGTCACAAACCTCCGTAAAAACTAACGTGGAATGGAACCACGTACCTTTTTTACGGAGATCGAACATGGCTACGAAAGAAAAACGAACCTACAAAGTCACGAACTGGAAGGAGTATAACAAGTCGCTCATCGAGCGTGGAAACATCACTATTTGGTTTAGCGACGAGGCGTTGGAGAACTGGGAACATCCTAACGACCAGACAAAAGTCGGTCGCCCTTTTGTCTTCAGCGATACGGCGATCGAGTGCTTGCTGACGATTCGCGAACTGCTGAAACTTCCCTATCGGCAGACTGAGGGATTCGGCCGCTCGCTGGTGGCGATGTTGGGCGTCGAGGCAGCGATTCCCAATTATTCTTCGCTCGCCAAGCGAGCCAGCAAGCTGAATGTTTCGCTCGATATCGCTAACAAGAGGGGCGACATCGATATCGTGGTGGATAGCACCGGCATGAAAGTGTTTGGCGAGGGCGAATGGAAGATGCGGACGCATGGCAAGTCGAAGCGGCGGACATGGCGGAAGCTGCATTTGTCGGTGAATCCTGACACCCGCGAGATTGTGGCGGAGATTTTGACCGAGAACAGTTGCCACGATGCCGATGCGGTTCCCGAAATGCTGGAGCAGGTGGAGCAGCCCGTAAAAAAGTTTCACGGCGACGGTAGTTACGACAAGTGGAAGGTTTATGAAGGGCTGGAATCCGAAGGCATTGAGCCGGTGATTCCGCCGCAGCACAACGCCAAGATCAAACAACATGGCAACTCTGCGGAGGAGCCTTTGCCCCGGGACGAGGCAATTCGTCAGATTCGACGCAAGGGGCGTAGGAGTTGGAAAGAGGAAGTGGGCTATCATCGTAGAAGCTTGGCGGAAACGACCATGTACCGAGTGAAACAAAGCTTTGGGAGCCATCTC containing:
- a CDS encoding peptidylprolyl isomerase → MNLRQWYWRYRRPSRRPARPQRTFQTLEPRWMMAADTVGDESLINDLVVHAQSTAGSQMAVGMSDSNSVVVYSGAGATDNSGVFAKVYDSDGDVLLEDFQVNSTFAGTQSEASVEVFEDGSFVITWSGRGEGDSQGIFMRMFDADGAALGDEVLVNTTVGGKQFDPAIAMASDGSFAIGWSGQSTDDSTGVYLQRFDADGEMVGDEVLVNTTTEKSQTGIALVFDSEDVLVASWSSMGQDGSDWGVYGQRYDTDGELLGEEFAWNTTTDDAQQNVSLAAGPDGEVVAIWQSREQDGDGWGIVARVLASDGETFGDEILVNDETEGQQYDAKLAIADDGSWLVTWTTGTDDGAGWEVAARSFDEDGTPEDDSFAVNQEMAGANSGHQHYASVAIQGDKAVIVWSGRGTTDRYGVYKQDYDYELEAQVAPDLEEIDDDNATVGVEYSVTVTASDENSRDTLSFYLDTENVPEGATIEQIDNNTAVIRWTATEDLLGETVTFRVLVADDGEPVMVDSEEFTLTVVEQEAPVIDTIDDGEASVDEEYSITITATDINTQDTLTFSLDGDNSPADATIEQTDNNTAIIRWTPSSDFEGTSVNFRVVVTDDGDPVMEAYQDFTVEVLNTPLTVDLNGEEVDGTDTSTTYAVSSGAVAIVEDVLVINGAEDDTVSGATVVLDDSADGTVETLAVDVLDTAITASYDTATGTLTLTGSDTAENYARVLRTLTYENSSDSATGSRTVSVSATDSLETSELAEITISIGAMDLVSLAQAITDSGAKFYGAAWCENCTEQKELFEDGAQLLPFVESSDENRELNDVGEENEIEEFPTWVFADGTRLVGVQSLQTLAAAAGVTIPVSDTPYLAEIADDTLLVGSPLLIPLDGYDPAGGALTYTITTDNADVTAELLTGNRSMVIDVEGYGDLVFQLFENYTPTATQRIIDLAMADFYDGVSFHRVLNNFVIQGGDPDGDGTGGSDLGDFDDEFNLDLQHNRTGLLSFAKSADDTNDSQFFITEGDSDSRPC
- a CDS encoding IS5 family transposase, which codes for MATKEKRTYKVTNWKEYNKSLIERGNITIWFSDEALENWEHPNDQTKVGRPFVFSDTAIECLLTIRELLKLPYRQTEGFGRSLVAMLGVEAAIPNYSSLAKRASKLNVSLDIANKRGDIDIVVDSTGMKVFGEGEWKMRTHGKSKRRTWRKLHLSVNPDTREIVAEILTENSCHDADAVPEMLEQVEQPVKKFHGDGSYDKWKVYEGLESEGIEPVIPPQHNAKIKQHGNSAEEPLPRDEAIRQIRRKGRRSWKEEVGYHRRSLAETTMYRVKQSFGSHLKNRVFENQQTEARLRCKIINQFTQLGLPQFEWS